A region of Stegostoma tigrinum isolate sSteTig4 chromosome 5, sSteTig4.hap1, whole genome shotgun sequence DNA encodes the following proteins:
- the tmem70 gene encoding transmembrane protein 70, mitochondrial, producing the protein MAVLLLLMSRSRSVSLCRLRVTGLCTAVRPFSGLSVHCPTFQLSDAQRLNGPGVPWVVVSRRSPQIYFALGQPICHFCSDGNNLEGRLIYSGNLARVVHGVKFFSYSTSIFSLCMMPYVLLHSGLAVQSPALQMAFCSIMGFFTFLSPMVLHLLTKGYVIHLYHDAKTDTYTAITYSVLLRQKKTVFHQKDVKVPGVSKMFTTFYANKMSLLVNPVLFWHPNDYSHLMGYDQPFSFNLDELKK; encoded by the exons ATGGCGGTGCTGTTGCTGCTCATGTCGAGGAGCCGCTCAGTGTCTCTGTGTCGATTGAGGGTGACAGGTCTGTGTACAGCTGTACGGCCTTTCTCCGGTCTCAGCGTTCACTGCCCCACGTTTCAGCTGTCCGACGCCCAGCGGCTGAATGGCCCTGGAGTGCCCTGGGTTGTCGTTAGTCGCCGAAGCCCACAG ATTTACTTTGCACTCGGGCAACCTATTTGCCACTTTTGCTCAGATGGCAACAATTTGGAAGGACGGTTGATTTACAGTGGAAACTTGGCCAGAGTAGTACatg GGGTGAAATTCTTCTCCTACTCcaccagcattttcagtttgtgTATGATGCCTTATGTTCTCCTCCATTCTGGTCTTGCAGTTCAGAGTCCTGCGTTACAAATGGCTTTCTGCAGCATAATGGGATTCTTTACTTTTTTAAGTCCGATGGTATTGCACCTCCTCACCAAAGGTTATGTGATCCACCTATATCATGACGCAAAAACTGACACTTACACAGCTATCACTTACAGTGTTCTCCTCCGGCAGAAGAAAACGGTTTTCCATCAAAAGGACGTGAAAGTTCCAGGAGTCAGCAAAATGTTCACCACGTTTTATGCAAACAAAATGTCATTGCTAGTAAATCCAGTTCTTTTCTGGCATCCAAATGACTACAGTCACCTAATGGGTTACGATCAGCCCTTCTCCTTTAATTTGGATGAACTAAAAAAGTAA